Proteins encoded together in one Macadamia integrifolia cultivar HAES 741 chromosome 8, SCU_Mint_v3, whole genome shotgun sequence window:
- the LOC122086773 gene encoding uncharacterized protein LOC122086773 — protein MQGGERVSGDLGRDSADEEEGDGGARESPDRGPEVLVPNGLPEVVMNKRSYATVVGNSSWPTIDSLPDPIQARNFQRIVIPQQDYESKRQNFRFALIGRVNFCLISLDALREEASVNWKLSKGMTMHPLGKGFVIFQFQCEGDKSAVWRRSPLRVGDQVIRFQHWKPDFNIHEKQTFTKLVWIRLSDPPLEYWHENVLLSIAKAVGRPVALDRRTREGLLGYFAKVLVEIDISESAVRIDEVQVERLELGTAKVFGFRQKVVYEDNVERCGYCRRLGHQVSFCRLKKAEDAKQSAKDNATLVPGAVFVEDGVNPKRVNSVVELPSLSGDFINANQDNPNLGNHHDLVGGGNLQIILEAPLITPNEVGKEAVTIVTEENLDSKFSRERSPRSVG, from the coding sequence AtgcaaggaggagagagagtgtctggcGATTTGGGAAGGGATTCAGCCGACGAAGAAGAAGGTGATGGAGGCGCTAGGGAATCTCCTGATCGAGGTCCAGAGGTTCTAGTCCCTAATGGTTTGCCGGAGGTGGTGATGAATAAAAGATCATATGCAACGGTAGTGGGAAACTCTTCATGGCCTACGATTGATTCGCTCCCTGATCCAATCCAGGCAAGGAATTTCCAACGCATAGTCATTccccaacaagactatgaatcCAAAAGGCAAAACTTTCGTTTTGCACTGATAGGGAGAGTGAACTTCTGCCTGATTTCACTTGATGCTTTGAGGGAGGAGGCAAGTGTCAACTGGAAACTCAGTAAAGGCATGACCATGCATCCCCTTGGGAAAGGTTTTGTAATCTTCCAATTTCAATGTGAAGGCGACAAGTCTGCagtatggaggaggagtccattACGAGTAGGAGATCAGGTTATCCGATTCCAACACTGGAAGCCTGACTTCAATATCCATGAGAAGCAAACATTCACAAAACTTGTTTGGATCCGTCTTTCGGATCCTCCTCTCGAGtactggcatgagaatgtgcTACTATCTATTGCAAAGGCAGTGGGTCGCCCTGTGGCTTTAGACCGTAGGACAAGGGAAGGTCTTCTAGGGTACTTTGCAAAGGTGCTTGTTGAAATTGATATATCGGAGTCGGCTGTGAGGATTGACGAAGTTCAGGTCGAAAGATTAGAACTAGGTACTGCTAAAGTATTTGGTTTTCGTCAAAAGGTGGTGTACGAAGACAATGTTGAGCGATGTGGGTACTGCAGGCGATTGGGCCATCAAGTATCATTTTGTAGATTGAAGAAAGCAGAGGATGCGAAGCAATCCGCCAAGGACAATGCAACATTAGTCCCAGGGGCGGTGTTCGTGGAAGATGGAGTCAACCCGAAAAGGGTTAACTCGGTGGTGGAGTTACCAAGTTTAAGTGGGGATTTTATTAATGCAAATCAAGACAATCCCAATTTAGGGAATCATCATGATTTGGTGGGAGGTGGAAATCTCcaaataattttggaagctCCTTTAATTACTCCAAATGAAGTTGGAAAGGAGGCTGTCACGATAGTCACTGAAGAAAATTTGGATTCAAAATTCAGTAGAGAAAGATCTCCAAGATCCGTTGGATAA